The Brachyhypopomus gauderio isolate BG-103 chromosome 17, BGAUD_0.2, whole genome shotgun sequence genome includes a window with the following:
- the chrna2a gene encoding LOW QUALITY PROTEIN: neuronal acetylcholine receptor subunit alpha-2a (The sequence of the model RefSeq protein was modified relative to this genomic sequence to represent the inferred CDS: substituted 1 base at 1 genomic stop codon) — translation MGQDVLLLFAKTSFLSCICLCGAGDWTHAHAEDQLFKKLFSGYNKWSRPVQNISDVVIVKFGLSIAQLIDVDEKNQMMTTNVWLKQEWNDYKLSWKPSDYNNVTSIXVPSELIWVPDIVLYNNANGEFTVTHMTKAHLFHTGKVLWVPPAIYKSSCSIDVTFFPFDQQNCKMKFGSWTYDKAKIDLERIEDTVDLKDYWESGEWAIVNAVGTYNTKKYDCCHEIYPDITYFFIIRRLPLFYTINLIIPCLLISCLTVLVFYLPSDCGEKITLCISVLLSLTVFLLLITEIIPSTSLVIPLIGEYLLFTMIFVTLSIVITVFVLNVHHRSPGTHEMPRWVQSIFLGFIPRWLFMRRPKPSLTRRHLQQLRGKSPGPSPVSLLSTSNSWRQQETDVDVGRRKDTEGRAGVAIAPACPLPQAADPLLADCDPLLKKLDLQQTPRPFNFSILQAEPVVSFPHSVIQALEGVQYIADHLRAEDAEFSIKEDWKYVAMVIDRIFLWMFIIVCLLGTVGLFLPPWLSGMI, via the exons gtGACTGGACCCATGCCCACGCTGAGGATCAGCTCTTTAAGAAACTCTTCAGTGGGTACAATAAGTGGTCAAGGCCCGTACAGAACATCTCTGATGTTGTAATTGTCAAGTTTGGCCTCTCCATTGCACAGCTGATTGATGTG GATGAGAAGAATCAGATGATGACAACAAATGTATGGCTAAAGCAG GAATGGAATGACTATAAATTGAGCTGGAAACCATCTGATTATAACAACGTGACATCAATTTGAGTACCATCTGAGCTGATTTGGGTACCTGATATTGTCCTGTATAATAA TGCAAATGGTGAGTTCACTGTGACTCACATGACCAAAGCCCACCTCTTCCACACAGGGAAGGTGCTTTGGGTTCCTCCAGCCATCTACAAGAGCTCCTGCAGCATTGACGTCACATTCTTCCCCTTTGATCAGCAAAATTGCAAGATGAAATTTGGCTCATGGACATACGACAAAGCCAAAATTGACCTGGAGCGTATCGAGGACACCGTGGACCTGAAGGACTACTGGGAGAGTGGAGAGTGGGCCATCGTTAACGCTGTGGGAACATACAACACTAAAAAATACGACTGCTGCCACGAGATCTACCCAGACATCACCTACTTCTTCATCATCCGCCGTCTACCTCTCTTCTACACCATCAACCTCATCATTCCGTGTCTGCTCATCTCATGCCTGACTGTGCTGGTGTTCTACCTGCCATCAGACTGTGGGGAGAAGATCACGCTGTGTATATCTGTCCTCCTGTCCCTGACAGTCTTCCTTCTGCTCATCACAGAGATAATCCCATCCACGTCACTGGTCATCCCACTCATAGGAGAGTACCTGCTCTTCACCATGATCTTCGTCACTCTCTCCATCGTCATCACCGTCTTCGTCCTGAATGTGCACCACCGCTCACCCGGCACGCATGAGATGCCACGGTGGGTTCAGTCCATCTTCCTCGGCTTCATCCCACGCTGGCTGTTCATGAGGCGCCCCAAGCCATCCCTGACACGCCGGCACCTGCAGCAGTTGCGGGGTAAAAGTCCGGGCCCGAGTCCCGTCTCCCTCCTCAGCACCTCCAACAGCTGGCGTCAGCAGGAGACCGATGTGGATGTCGGCAGACGCAAGGACACGGAAGGCAGGGCAGGTGTGGCGATCGCACCCGCCTGCCCACTGCCCCAGGCTGCAGACCCCCTCCTTGCTGACTGTGACCCTCTGCTCAAGAAGCTTGACTTGCAGCAGACTCCACGGCCCTTCAATTTCAGCATCTTGCAAGCAGAGCCCGTGGTCTCTTTTCCTCACAGTGTCATACAGGCCCTAGAAGGGGTGCAGTACATCGCCGATCACCTGCGTGCAGAGGATGCAGAGTTCTCT ATCAAGGAGGACTGGAAATATGTAGCAATGGTGATTGACCGCATCTTCCTCTGGATGTTCATCATCGTGTGTCTGCTGGGGACCGTGGGACTCTTCCTGCCCCCCTGGCTTTCTGGAATGATCTAA